In the genome of Ostrinia nubilalis chromosome 30, ilOstNubi1.1, whole genome shotgun sequence, one region contains:
- the LOC135086099 gene encoding uncharacterized protein LOC135086099 isoform X1: protein MRLICFWCFLVAASVRAQDGYYAPQTFNQNNVGNAGFFQPAHRSWEPSVSDTRWTKVDKGLFTPSRNDVSPQSTIAEPWRPKPVQENWNAGPSYSAPAPVEPWRPPFQLTKEQQAAIIHHKQALTSEGSFQFEYASDNGLAAGETIQPDGSRIGGYQYKDPSGQIVKLKYKAGKEGFQILEGSHIPKSPEPVPPLNQEAHHQQAYEQQRQAYELQQQYNQQRPEPNRWNNPQQYQEGPRPAAPSNQYYAPSWQRGNEDDGQYRENGVEDRGPHNFGEGYSFAFKG, encoded by the exons ATGCGG TTGATTTGTTTCTGGTGTTTCTTGGTGGCGGCGAGCGTGAGGGCGCAGGATGGCTACTATGCCCCTCAGACCTTCaatcaaaataat GTGGGAAATGCCGGTTTCTTCCAACCAGCGCACAGGTCCTGGGAGCCCAGTGTGTCCGACACCAGATGGACTA AGGTGGACAAGGGTCTCTTCACCCCATCCCGTAACGACGTGTCTCCTCAGAGCACCATAGCAGAGCCATGGAGGCCGAAACCTGTGCAGGAAAACTGGAATG CCGGCCCCTCCTACAGCGCCCCAGCTCCAGTAGAACCCTGGAGACCACCTTTCCAGCTCACGAAGGAGCAGCAGGCCGCCATAATCCACCACAAGCAGGCCCTGACTTCAG AGGGCAGCTTCCAATTCGAGTACGCATCAGACAACGGGCTGGCTGCTGGTGAAACCATCCAGCCCGATGGCTCCAGGATCGGCGGTTACCAGTACAAGGATCCAAGTGGGCAGATCGTCAAACTGAAGTACAAGGCTGGCAAGGAAGGGTTCCAG ATTCTTGAAGGAAGCCACATACCAAAGAGTCCTGAACCAGTTCCACCTCTAAACCAGG AGGCCCACCACCAGCAGGCTTATGAGCAGCAGAGACAGGCGTATGAGCTCCAACAGCAGTATAACCAGCAGAGGCCGGAACCTAACAGATGGAACAACCCACAG CAGTACCAAGAGGGCCCTCGCCCGGCGGCGCCCAGCAACCAGTATTACGCGCCGAGCTGGCAACGAGGCAACGAAGACGATGGACAG TATCGTGAGAACGGAGTGGAAGACAGAGGACCCCACAACTTCGGTGAAGGATACTCCTTCGCCTTCAAAGGCTAA
- the LOC135086099 gene encoding uncharacterized protein LOC135086099 isoform X3 encodes MRLICFWCFLVAASVRAQDGYYAPQTFNQNNVDKGLFTPSRNDVSPQSTIAEPWRPKPVQENWNAGPSYSAPAPVEPWRPPFQLTKEQQAAIIHHKQALTSEGSFQFEYASDNGLAAGETIQPDGSRIGGYQYKDPSGQIVKLKYKAGKEGFQILEGSHIPKSPEPVPPLNQEAHHQQAYEQQRQAYELQQQYNQQRPEPNRWNNPQQYQEGPRPAAPSNQYYAPSWQRGNEDDGQYRENGVEDRGPHNFGEGYSFAFKG; translated from the exons ATGCGG TTGATTTGTTTCTGGTGTTTCTTGGTGGCGGCGAGCGTGAGGGCGCAGGATGGCTACTATGCCCCTCAGACCTTCaatcaaaataat GTGGACAAGGGTCTCTTCACCCCATCCCGTAACGACGTGTCTCCTCAGAGCACCATAGCAGAGCCATGGAGGCCGAAACCTGTGCAGGAAAACTGGAATG CCGGCCCCTCCTACAGCGCCCCAGCTCCAGTAGAACCCTGGAGACCACCTTTCCAGCTCACGAAGGAGCAGCAGGCCGCCATAATCCACCACAAGCAGGCCCTGACTTCAG AGGGCAGCTTCCAATTCGAGTACGCATCAGACAACGGGCTGGCTGCTGGTGAAACCATCCAGCCCGATGGCTCCAGGATCGGCGGTTACCAGTACAAGGATCCAAGTGGGCAGATCGTCAAACTGAAGTACAAGGCTGGCAAGGAAGGGTTCCAG ATTCTTGAAGGAAGCCACATACCAAAGAGTCCTGAACCAGTTCCACCTCTAAACCAGG AGGCCCACCACCAGCAGGCTTATGAGCAGCAGAGACAGGCGTATGAGCTCCAACAGCAGTATAACCAGCAGAGGCCGGAACCTAACAGATGGAACAACCCACAG CAGTACCAAGAGGGCCCTCGCCCGGCGGCGCCCAGCAACCAGTATTACGCGCCGAGCTGGCAACGAGGCAACGAAGACGATGGACAG TATCGTGAGAACGGAGTGGAAGACAGAGGACCCCACAACTTCGGTGAAGGATACTCCTTCGCCTTCAAAGGCTAA
- the LOC135086099 gene encoding uncharacterized protein LOC135086099 isoform X2: MRLICFWCFLVAASVRAQDGYYAPQTFNQNNVGNAGFFQPAHRSWEPSVSDTRWTKVDKGLFTPSRNDVSPQSTIAEPWRPKPVQENWNAGPSYSAPAPVEPWRPPFQLTKEQQAAIIHHKQALTSEGSFQFEYASDNGLAAGETIQPDGSRIGGYQYKDPSGQIVKLKYKAGKEGFQILEGSHIPKSPEPVPPLNQEAHHQQAYEQQRQAYELQQQYNQQRPEPNRWNNPQYQEGPRPAAPSNQYYAPSWQRGNEDDGQYRENGVEDRGPHNFGEGYSFAFKG; this comes from the exons ATGCGG TTGATTTGTTTCTGGTGTTTCTTGGTGGCGGCGAGCGTGAGGGCGCAGGATGGCTACTATGCCCCTCAGACCTTCaatcaaaataat GTGGGAAATGCCGGTTTCTTCCAACCAGCGCACAGGTCCTGGGAGCCCAGTGTGTCCGACACCAGATGGACTA AGGTGGACAAGGGTCTCTTCACCCCATCCCGTAACGACGTGTCTCCTCAGAGCACCATAGCAGAGCCATGGAGGCCGAAACCTGTGCAGGAAAACTGGAATG CCGGCCCCTCCTACAGCGCCCCAGCTCCAGTAGAACCCTGGAGACCACCTTTCCAGCTCACGAAGGAGCAGCAGGCCGCCATAATCCACCACAAGCAGGCCCTGACTTCAG AGGGCAGCTTCCAATTCGAGTACGCATCAGACAACGGGCTGGCTGCTGGTGAAACCATCCAGCCCGATGGCTCCAGGATCGGCGGTTACCAGTACAAGGATCCAAGTGGGCAGATCGTCAAACTGAAGTACAAGGCTGGCAAGGAAGGGTTCCAG ATTCTTGAAGGAAGCCACATACCAAAGAGTCCTGAACCAGTTCCACCTCTAAACCAGG AGGCCCACCACCAGCAGGCTTATGAGCAGCAGAGACAGGCGTATGAGCTCCAACAGCAGTATAACCAGCAGAGGCCGGAACCTAACAGATGGAACAACCCACAG TACCAAGAGGGCCCTCGCCCGGCGGCGCCCAGCAACCAGTATTACGCGCCGAGCTGGCAACGAGGCAACGAAGACGATGGACAG TATCGTGAGAACGGAGTGGAAGACAGAGGACCCCACAACTTCGGTGAAGGATACTCCTTCGCCTTCAAAGGCTAA